A segment of the Synechococcus sp. CBW1002 genome:
ACCGGATGCTGTGGTGTTGCTGTTGATGGCGTGGCCCTGGGGATCCAGAATGGCCGACAACACCGAGATGTTGTGCAGCTGCAGGATCCGGTGCTGCTCCTGCAGCAAAGGGTTGAGCAGAATGTGAACCAACAGGACAAACTCAACCTTCCCAGGTGAGCCACCCATTGGCACCGCCAGCTCCATCAGTGGCTGGCAGGCTGGCTTGGTCGCCTGGTCCTGGTACCAGTGCACGGGGCTGACGACAAACTGGCCCGGATCCAAGGCCCAGGCCTTGGCCAGCAAGGCCTCGTGGCCCTGAGTCAGGTTGGCGCACGTCGTGGACTCTTCAAGACCTGGCGTTAGGTCTGCTGGCCCCTCATGCACCAACGATCTGCCCTGCCGGTTGACCAGGGTGAAGGAGCTGTAGCGCCCATAGGACTCCATAAACGTTCGGAAGATCCCGTTTAGGGGACGGAGCTGTTCTGGCGTAGGGCTGTTCACGGCCTCCCGTACCCGGGGCAGCTGGCTGATCACGCGAATGTCGGCCAGTGTTTCGAAGAAACGCCACTCGATATCGCTCCTGGATTCCTGCAACGCCCCCCTGGCTTCTGCTGTCAAGGTGGCAACCTCTCCTTGTTCGATCGAACGCACTAATGGCCAGATCGCCAGGCTGACAAGCCCGCTCAGCAGGGCTGCGATCGGCAGGAATTCCCGCAGAAGCCGCAGGGGTGGCGCAGAACGCAAAACATTCGGCTTCGAGGATATTGGCCAGCCCAGCTTCACAATCTCTCTGTGCAAGCCTTCTCGCACCCCTCCCTGCCAACGGAGCTTAAGGTCATCGGCCTGGCGCGGGTACTTGACGATCCCCACGACCATCTGATGCGGTCGCGGCGCCGATCAGAGGCAGGACAGCACCAGACAGCCACTCGGGCTCCCACTGTTCGGGCGGCAAGGGTTTGCCGATCAGATAGCCCTGAATCACCTGACAGCCGGCATCACGCAGCCACTGTAACTCCTCAGGATATTCCACGCCCTCGGCAACGGTTTTAAACCCCATCTTTTCTGCCATGTCGAGCACGGAATGCACAATCACCTGGGCCTTCGGGTTGCTTTGAATACCGCGCACGAAACTCTGATCCACCTTCAACGTATCGAAGCTGAAGTGCTGTAAATAGGAGAGTGAAGCGTAGCCGGTGCCGAAGTCGTCGATCGCGATCTGGATGCCTTGCTTCTGGAGTTCCTGGAAGCAGTGGGCCGTTGCCATGGTGTTCTCCACCAGCACGCTTTCGGTGAGTTCCAGCTTCAACAGGGCCGGGGGGATGCCAGCACGCTCCACGATGCCCAGCAGCTTGGCCACGAACTGAGGTTCCAGAAGTTGGTGGGCCGTCACGTTCACGGCGATCTGGATCGGCTGTCCGCCTTCCATCAGCCACTGGTGGATCTGTTGACAGGCGGTTTCGAGAATCCAGTCGCCCAGCTCCACGATGAAGCCCGAATGCTCCGCCAGGGGGATGAAATCGCAGGGGGGAACTGTGCCGTGCTGGGGTGATGTCCAGCGGATCAGGGCCTCGGCTGATTGGATCTTTCCCTGGCTCAGATTCAGCAGCGGCTGATACACCAGCTTGAACTCTCTGTTGGCCAGCGCACGGGAGAGGTCAAAGCGTTGTCGACTCAGCAGCTGGAACTGCCCCTCACGGAGGATGTTCACCTGCCGCTGCAGAATCTCGTAGACGCCATAGAGATCCACGGGATCGATGCTCTGCATCAGATTGCTCTCGGTGATCAGTCCCACCAGTTCGCCGGCATCATTGGCCACCACCATTCGCCTGATACGAAGTTTCTGCATCCGATCCCGCACGGCGGCCAGGTCGTCGGCGGGGTGAATACAGGACAGAGGCGTGCTCATCACCTCCTCCACCCGCGTCGTGCCGAGGGCGAGGTCAAGCCGGCGCATCTGGAGGATGTCGCGTTCGGTGAGAATGCCGATCGGACGTTCACGGCTGGGGCCACGTCGACCAGTGATCGGTTCCGTCACTACAACGCAGCTGATGCCCCGCAGCGCCATCGTCTGAATGGCATGGCGCAGCGTGTCTTGGGCACGCACCGTCACAACGGCGGTGCTCATCACCTCAACAGCCTGTCGAAAACGCAGGAAAAAGGTTTCCTTCAGAACACGATTCAGGCTACTGATGGTGACGATGCCTGCCGGTTGGTTCCGCTCGTCGACGATCGGCAGGTGGCGGATCCGGTGCCGGCGCAGCAGGCTCATGGTCGCCAGGATGTCGAGGCATTCATGCCGCTGCCTGCTGATCACCGGATGGGTCATCACCGCCCCCAACAGAATCTGGTGGGGGGGGCAGGTCGCTCAACGCCCACCGCACCGCATCCCGTTCGGTGAGGATCCCGACCAGTTGCTCCCCTTCCAGCACCAGTACGCAGTTGCCGGTGAGTTGTTCCTCTTCTGTTGAGGGGTTGCTGGCCTCTCGAAGGCTGGAACGCATCGCTTCCAGGGCCGCCTCCAGACTCGCCGTGGTGGGCAGGGTGGGGGGAACCGGCAGAATCGCGCCCTCATGCTCAGGCAGCACCGGAGGAGGCAGCTCTTGGTCGTTGGCCATCGAACCGGTGGGTACCAGGACAGTGGGTCCAGAAAGGTCTGTGATCATCCTGGCTTTTCATTGGGCCCAGGGGTGTGAGCTGAGGCCGGCTGCGACGATGGTGGCGCCACTGGCTGTTCTTCTGGCATGCCGCTCCCCAGGTGCTGGCGGCCCCTGGTCCTTGACTGTCCGCACCGGGCGCCGAAGACCCATGGCTGAACTGCACATCCTTCGGCCGAAGGGCTTCATCAACGCCGATACCGGCGCCGATCTACGCGACCGTATTCACAGCCTCACAGTGGGCGATCCCCGCTCTGTGCTGATCGACTGCGGCGCCATCACCTTCATGGACAGCAGCGGCTTCTCCTGCCTGATCACCGCACTCAAGAGGCTGCGCCGGCAGGGGCGGGAGCTGTTCCTCTGCAGCCTCAACAGCCAGTTGCGGGTGATTCTGGAGACCACCGGCACCATCCAGGTGTTCCGGATCTTTCCCAGCAGTGCTGACTGCCTGCTTTATCTCGAGCAGCAGAACCAGGTGGATGGCGAGCGGTCGTCGCCTGCCAGTTGAGGGCCCGGACCCGAGCGATTGGGTCAGATCGTTCCTCGGGCCGCCACAGTCGGTGCTTGAACAGTGACTCCTGCACCGGATCTGTTCTGGGAGTGAGGAAGCCGGCTAACGGATTTGAACCGATGGCCTTCGCTTTACAAAAGCGCTGCTCTACCGCTGAGCTAAGCCGGCAAGGGCCGGGCCATCTGGCCCGGGCAGACTTTATCGCTCCCCCAGCGCCCACAGGAGCAGTTGGGTGCGGTTGCGGCAACCGGTCTTGGCCAGCAGGTTCGAGATGTGGCTCTCGACAGTGCGCGGACTCACCACCAGTACAGCGGCGATGCCCTTGTTGCTGCAGCCACTGCGCAGCTGTTGCAGCACCCGCTGTTCCGCTGGAGTGAGCGGAAACAGGGGGAATGGAGCGGTGTTGGTGCAGAGAGCCATCGAGCCTGGTCGAGCTGTCTGCAGGATTCCCCAGCGCGGACAGGTTCAGCGTTGTGGCGGCTCAGCAATGCGCCGGGTCAGCCTTCCGCCGGCTCAGCAACGGCGGCCAGGGGGATGGAACGGGCCCGCTTGATCGGCAGGTTGGCCACCAGGGCTGTGACGCGGTCCTCCGTTTCAAGGCTGACATCGCCCCCTTCCACGTCGATCTCCACGTAGCGGGACACCACTTCAAGAATTTCGCTCCGCATCTTCTCGAGCAGCTCCGGGTTGAGGTCGCTGCGGTCATGGGCGAGCACCAGCTGCAGCCGCTGCTTGGCCATGGTGGCGCTGGCGGGCTGACGACCCAGCAGTCGGTTGATGAAATCGCGCAGGGTCATCGGTTCAGAAAATCCGGGTCTGCATGAGTCGGCCGAGCTTGGCCCGCAGGCCTTGTCCCTCCTTGGCCGGATCGATCAGGGGGACGGTCTCGCCCCGCAGCCGCCGGGCGATGTTGTGGTAAGCCTTGGCGGCCGGTGAGCCGTTGCCGTTCAGGGTGAGCGGCTCGCCCCGGTTGGTGGAGACGATCACCTGCTCGTCCTCCAGAACCAGCCCCAGCAGCGGCAGGGCCAGGATGTCGGTGACATCGCTCACCGCCAGCATCTCCTGGTTGAGCATCATCTTGGGCCGCACCCGGTTGAGCACCAGCTGGATCGGCTCAATCCCCTGGGTGTTGAGCAGCCCGATCACCCGGTCGGCATCCCGCACGGCGGACACCTCCGGGGTGGTCACCACAATCGCCTCGCGGGCCGCGGCGGCGGCATTGCGGAAGCCATCTTCGATGCCGGCGGGGCAGTCGATCAGCACGATGTCGAAGCGCTCGGCCAGCAGGGCGACGATCCGCTGCATGTCCTCCGGGGTGAGCCACTCCAGCATCCGCGGGTTGCCCGCCGGCAGAAGAGCCAGGTTGGGTTCCTGCTTGTGCTTCACCAGCGCCTGCTCCAGGCGGCAGGTCTCGGCGAGCACCTCCTGGGCTGTGTAGACGATCCGGTTCTCAAGCCCCAGCAGGAGATCGAGGTTGCGCAGGCCGAAATCGGCGTCGAGCACAGCGGTGCGGGAGCCCTGGCGGGCCAGGGCGATGCCCAGGTTGGCGGTGAGGGTCGTCTTGCCCACTCCGCCTTTTCCAGAGCAGATCAGGATGATGCGCGTCGGGGCGGCGGTCACGGCACTGGCTGGCGTTGGATCAGGTTAAGGCCACCGCCAGGCGCTGGTGGTGCTGGCTGATGCGGGCCGGCGGAGCCGGACCCCGATAGAACGGGGTTCCTTCCGTTCCCCTTGCCCGGGATAGACGCGTGGCCGAATCGATAGCCGCATCGCCGCCGGTGACGATCCGCAGCCATCAGCACCTGATCGTGATGCCGGACGACGGGGCCGATGCGGTGGTGGCGCTGATCGACCAGGCCCGTTCGGAGCTGCGTCTCAAGCAGTTCAAGCTTCAGTCCGAGGCGGTGGAGCAGGCCCTGTTGCGGGCGCACCAGCGGGGCGTCCAGGTGCGGGTGATGCTCAACCCCCACACCTCCGGCGGCGACCGCTGGAACGATGAGACCTATGCCCGCCTTCAGAGCTGGGGGATTGCCGTGGCCTGGACCAGTGAGGCCTTTCCGGTGACCCATGAGAAGTCGCTGGTGGTGGATCGCGACTGTGCCCTGATCGCCACCTTCAACCTGTCGGATAAATATTTCACCCAGACCCGCGACTATGGCGTGGTCACCTACGCGGCCCCAGTGATCGAGCAGGTGATCGCTGGTTTCGAGGCCGACTGGAACCGCACCTTCTTCCAGCCCGATCTCTCCGTGGGCCTGGTGTGGAGCAGCATGCACAGCCGAGGTCAGATGGCCCGCATCGTTGACGAGGCCCGTCGCACCCTCTGGATCCAGCATCCCAAGTTCGTGGATGCGGTGATCCTGGAGCGCATCCTGTCGGCGCGGGAGCGGGGTGTGAAGGTGCGGGTGCTGTGCGGCGGCAAGCACGGCATCAGCGACTGGGATATCTACGACACCTTCTCCTCCTTGCGGGTGATGCGGCGCTTCGGGGTGAAGGTGCGCCGGCAGAGGCACCTCAAGCTGCACGCCAAGCTGATCCTGGTGGATGGGGCCTTTGCCCAGACCGGCTCCATGAATATCGACCGCAGCGCCTTTGATCTGCGGCGTGAACTCGGCATCGAGAGCGATGCCCCCGCGGTGGTGAAGCGCCTCAAGGCCACCTTTGAGGCCGACTGGGAGCAGGCCTGTAAATACGACGCTCCAGACCCGCTGGATCCGAGCCTGCATGAGGCGGGTGAGCTGCCGCCCGACCCCCACTTCGTGCACGACTGATGGGTGTCCCCCCTGAGGGTATGCCCCTCCCTGCTCAGGATCCCGCTGACGAGGATCTCTCCCTGGCCCCGCCTCCCGGGCTTCGGGCCCTGTTCAGCGGCATGCTCCAGGTCGCCCTCTCCTCCTTCGGCGGTGGCCTGTCGGCCTGGAGCCAGCGGATCGTGGTGGAACAGCGCCGCTGGATGAGCAACGAGGCCTTCATCACCGGGCTCACGGTGGCCCGTCTGTTTCCGGGGCCGAATCAGATCAACATGGCCATCTACATCGGCACCAGGTTTCGCGGCCTGCCCGGCGCTCTGGTGGCCCTGGCCGGCATGCTGCTGGTGCCCTTCAGTCTGCTGATGCTGGTGGGGCTGGCCTATTTCCAGCTGCATGGGCTGCCGGCGGTGGATCGGGTGCTTGCCGGCGTGGTGGCCGCCGCCGCCGGCATGGCCCTGTCGATGGGGTTCAAGATCCTGCACACCTATCTGGGCGACCGCATGGCCCTGCTGCTGGCGGCCGTCACCTTCCTGGCCCTGACCCTGGGGCATCTGCGCCTCGTGCCGGTGGTGCTGGTGCTGGGTCCTCTGGCGATGGCCTGGTACTGGCCCCGCCCAGGCGCAACCCCATCGGGCCCTTCCTGATGCCGCCTCAGATCTGGCTGTCCCCATCGACCCGGCTTCTGGCCGCGGCTCAGGCCTGCACTCCCGCGTCCCTTTCGGATCTGGGCAGCCTGCTGCGCGTGATCGGGGAGTTTCTGTCGTTGTCGCTGTTTTCCCTGGGGGGCGGCAACACGCTGCTGGCTGAATACCACCATCTCAGCGTCGAGCAGTTCTGCTGGCTCACCAATGCCCAGTTCGCCGATCTCTACGCCCTGGCCGAGGCGGCTCCTGGACCCAGCTCCATGATTGTGGGCCTGCTTGGCCTGGGGGCGGCTCAGCGTGAGGGTCCCTTCTGGGCGTTGCTTTCGGCCTACGGAGCCGAATGCGCCATCCTGCTGCCCTCCACCCTGCTGATGGTGCTGGCCTGCCTGGGTTGGCAGCGCTTCCGCGACTCCCCCTGGCGGGTGTCCTTTGAGCGGGGTCTGGGGCCGATCACCCTCGGCATCCTGTTCGCGGTGGGCCTGAAGATCCTCCACACCGCCGATAACAACCCCCCCGGGGTTGTGGTGTCTGTGGTGGTGTGTGTGCTGATGCTGCGCACTCGGATCTCCCCCCTGTGGTTCATGGCGGTGGCCGGGGTGCTGGGCGGCTTCGGGCTGATCAACCGCTGAACCGCTCGGCTGCGCTCAGTCTCCCCCCGGGCCGCAGCAGCTGGGGGCCGGCGGGATCGATCCGGATCGTTCCGTCCATCAACCGGGCTTCCTCCGCCAGGCCAGGCGGTGGCGGCTCCGCTGGGCCACGGGCCACGGCCGCGGCGATGCGCAATTGCAGGGGGCGCAGCTGCAGGGCCACGATCCGGGCCCGGTCATCGCCCTGGCAGCCGGCATGGGCCACGCCCCGCAGCCGGCCCCAGACCAGCACGTCGCCGGCGGCACTGATCCGGGCTCCGGGGTTCACGTCCCCCAGCAGCAGCACCGAGCCGGGGGCCTGCAGATGATCCCCGGAGCGCAGGGTGCCCCGATGGATCAGGAATTCGAGCTCCGGGCCGGTTGTGGAAGCCGCGGCTGAGGCAGGGCTCTCGCCTGGACCGGCTCCGGGCTCAGCGTTCCGCAGTGGCGGTGGACAACCGCTCTCGACGCCGAGGGCGGCCGCGGCCACCAGGGTGTCGTCGCTGCGGCTGATGACCCGCAGCAGGCCATGTCCGGCCGTGTCCAGCAGCTCCTGGATGGCCCGCAGCTGCGGCAGGTTGAGGTTGAGATCCAGGGCTTCCAGTTCCACCCAGCCCGGTGGGGGTGAGGCCCCGAGGGCATAGCGCACCTCTTCGACTCCGTCGGCCCCATCGGGCGTGGTGTTCAGCACCAGCCGGTGGGGCTGGCCCGGAGCCTCCGCCAGGAACACCGCTGCCATCCGTTCCGGATTCGATTGCCGCGAAGGCTAGGTGTGCAGTTCCGCCAGGCGCTGCTGCAGGGGCTCGCGCACCTCCGCAGGATGGATCAGCCAGGCCTGCTCCACCGGTTGGATCAGGCTTCGCACCAGGGGCGATCGGGTTTCAAGCGCCTCAAGCCGTTCGCCATCCCAGAGCCGCAGCCCCCCTTTGTAGGGGTGATAGCCCCGGTTCTGGCTCTGCTGCAGACCGCAGCAGAGCTCCGCCACCAGCTGCTGCCGCCGGGCCATCCCCTGCACCTCGGCCAGCAGCTCCAGCCGCTGGGTGCTGGCCAGATCGCTCACGTCGGTGGCCTTGAGCAGGCGCCGATCCAGCAGGCGGGCACAGGGCTCCCTCAGTTCCTCGGGCCCCTCTTCCCGCCAGCGCAGCAGGTGATAGCCGCTGCGCAGGTCGTCGTTGGCCAGGTAGGTCTCCAGGTCCAGCGCGTCGCTGTGCCACAGCCAGCGGCTCATCACCATGTCGCTGAACACCTGCCCTGGACCCAGCCGCCGCGCCACGGCGATCACCTGGCTGAGCAGCCAGTTGCACACCACGTTGAGACGGTGGTTGTAGACGCTGCGATACATCAGCTGGCGCACCACCAGGTAGTGCTCCACAGCCATCAGCCCCTTGGGGTGAAGGGCGAGGTTGCCGTCGGGCGCGAGCGTCAGGGCCGCCAGGATGCGCTCGAGATCGAGCTGGCCGTAGCGGATGCCGGCGCTGTAGCTGTCCCGCACCAGATAGTCGAGGCGATCGCAGTCGAGCTGGCTGCTCACCAGGGCCCGGATCGCCTGGCGGGGATAGCGGCCGTGCTCCAGCAGATCCGCCACCGCATCCGCGGTGCCGGCGCCCTCCGCATCGAGGCGCTGCCGCAGATCCGGGTGATTCCGCACCAGCCGTGCAGACCAGCGCTCGTGGCGCAGCCCGAACATGTCCTCGCCGGTGTGGCTCAAGGGGGCGTGCCCCAGGTCGTGGAGCAGGGCCGCGGCAAAGAGCACGGGCTTGTGCTCCTCCAGGGAGGGATCGTGGCGGATCAGCCGCTGCAGGGCCAGGCGGGCCAGATGCAGCACTCCGAGGGAGTGGGTGAAGCGGCTGGATTCGGCGCCGTGAAAGGTGAGGAACGCCGGCCCAAGCTGGCGGATCCGGCGCAGCCGCTGGAACGGTGCGGTGTCGATCAGGTCGATCGCCAGGGCTTCGGCCGGATCCTGCCGATCGAGCTGGATGGCCCCATGCAGGGGATCGTGATAGGTGCGCTGGCCGATCACTGGGTCTGGGTCGGCGCTTGTGCCTGCTGGATCTGGTGGGTCAGCAGCCGCTGGGCCTCTTCCAGCCAGGTGTCGTCCTCACCCCCCGGATCGAGCGGTTCCGGCGCCCCTAGCTCCAGATCAGGCCGAATGCCCTGGTTCTGGATGTCGCGACCATCCGGTGTGAGGTAGCGGGCCACCGTCACCGCCAGACCACTGCCGTCTCCCAGGGGAATCAGGGTCTGGATCAGGCCCTTTCCGAAGGTGCGGCTGCCCACCAGCCGGCTGCGCTCCTGGTCCTGCAGGGCGCCGGCCAGGATCTCGCTGGCACTGGCCGTACCGCCGTTCACCAGGGTGAGCATGGGCCCGTCGTAGAGCACGCCGAGATGGGCCTGCTGCCGGTCCCCGATGCCGCCGCGGTCTTCGGTCTCCACGATCACCGACCCATTGAGCAGGTCGTCGGCCACGGCGAGCCCGGCGCTCACAAGGCCGCCGGAGTTGTTGCGCAGATCGAGGATCAGGCCTTCGATGTCCTTGCCTGTCAGGTCGGCGATCGCCTGCTGCACCAGTTCCGGCACCGGTTCACTGAACTGGGTGATGCGCAGGTAGCCGAGGGTGAGGTTGCCCTGGCGCAGCCGTTTGCTGCGCACGGGCCGCAGGTCCACCTGGCGCCGCTCCAGTTCCACCTCCCGCTCCTGACCCTGCGGGTCCCGAAGCTGCACCAGAACGGTGCTGCCGGAGGGGCCCCGCAGCCGGGTTGCGGTCAGATCGAGTCCCAGTTCAGCGGTGTCGATGCCATCCACGGCCAGCACTTCCGTACCGCTGGCGATGTGGGCATCGGCGGCCGGAGAGCCATCCAGCGGGGCGATCACGACGATCTGCTCGTCGGCGGCACGCAGGCCAAGCTGCAGGCCCACGCCGGTCACGGTGCCCTGCTGGGTGGCGGATTGCAGGGTGCTGAATTCGGCGGGTCGCAGCAGCCGGGTGTAGGGGTCGTCGAGGGGGGTCAGCATCGTTTCGATCGCCGCGTAGGCGTCCGCCGAGCTGCTGATCGGCTGTTCCAGGGCCTTCTGGCGCAGCCGTCGCCAGTGAATCGGCACGAAGCGACCGGGGTCCACGTAGCTCTGGTTCACCAGCCGCCACGCTTCCACCACCAGTTGCTGGGCGTCGTTCAGGGCCAGTGCCGCCGAAGTTGTCCAGGGCGTCAGCAGCAGGCTCAGCA
Coding sequences within it:
- a CDS encoding EAL domain-containing protein; this translates as MTHPVISRQRHECLDILATMSLLRRHRIRHLPIVDERNQPAGIVTISSLNRVLKETFFLRFRQAVEVMSTAVVTVRAQDTLRHAIQTMALRGISCVVVTEPITGRRGPSRERPIGILTERDILQMRRLDLALGTTRVEEVMSTPLSCIHPADDLAAVRDRMQKLRIRRMVVANDAGELVGLITESNLMQSIDPVDLYGVYEILQRQVNILREGQFQLLSRQRFDLSRALANREFKLVYQPLLNLSQGKIQSAEALIRWTSPQHGTVPPCDFIPLAEHSGFIVELGDWILETACQQIHQWLMEGGQPIQIAVNVTAHQLLEPQFVAKLLGIVERAGIPPALLKLELTESVLVENTMATAHCFQELQKQGIQIAIDDFGTGYASLSYLQHFSFDTLKVDQSFVRGIQSNPKAQVIVHSVLDMAEKMGFKTVAEGVEYPEELQWLRDAGCQVIQGYLIGKPLPPEQWEPEWLSGAVLPLIGAATASDGRGDRQVPAPGR
- a CDS encoding CBS domain-containing protein, coding for MANDQELPPPVLPEHEGAILPVPPTLPTTASLEAALEAMRSSLREASNPSTEEEQLTGNCVLVLEGEQLVGILTERDAVRWALSDLPPPPDSVGGGDDPSGDQQAAA
- a CDS encoding STAS domain-containing protein, coding for MAELHILRPKGFINADTGADLRDRIHSLTVGDPRSVLIDCGAITFMDSSGFSCLITALKRLRRQGRELFLCSLNSQLRVILETTGTIQVFRIFPSSADCLLYLEQQNQVDGERSSPAS
- a CDS encoding response regulator transcription factor, producing the protein MALCTNTAPFPLFPLTPAEQRVLQQLRSGCSNKGIAAVLVVSPRTVESHISNLLAKTGCRNRTQLLLWALGER
- the minE gene encoding cell division topological specificity factor MinE, encoding MTLRDFINRLLGRQPASATMAKQRLQLVLAHDRSDLNPELLEKMRSEILEVVSRYVEIDVEGGDVSLETEDRVTALVANLPIKRARSIPLAAVAEPAEG
- the minD gene encoding septum site-determining protein MinD, giving the protein MTAAPTRIILICSGKGGVGKTTLTANLGIALARQGSRTAVLDADFGLRNLDLLLGLENRIVYTAQEVLAETCRLEQALVKHKQEPNLALLPAGNPRMLEWLTPEDMQRIVALLAERFDIVLIDCPAGIEDGFRNAAAAAREAIVVTTPEVSAVRDADRVIGLLNTQGIEPIQLVLNRVRPKMMLNQEMLAVSDVTDILALPLLGLVLEDEQVIVSTNRGEPLTLNGNGSPAAKAYHNIARRLRGETVPLIDPAKEGQGLRAKLGRLMQTRIF
- a CDS encoding phosphatidylserine/phosphatidylglycerophosphate/cardiolipin synthase family protein → MAESIAASPPVTIRSHQHLIVMPDDGADAVVALIDQARSELRLKQFKLQSEAVEQALLRAHQRGVQVRVMLNPHTSGGDRWNDETYARLQSWGIAVAWTSEAFPVTHEKSLVVDRDCALIATFNLSDKYFTQTRDYGVVTYAAPVIEQVIAGFEADWNRTFFQPDLSVGLVWSSMHSRGQMARIVDEARRTLWIQHPKFVDAVILERILSARERGVKVRVLCGGKHGISDWDIYDTFSSLRVMRRFGVKVRRQRHLKLHAKLILVDGAFAQTGSMNIDRSAFDLRRELGIESDAPAVVKRLKATFEADWEQACKYDAPDPLDPSLHEAGELPPDPHFVHD
- a CDS encoding chromate transporter, coding for MPLPAQDPADEDLSLAPPPGLRALFSGMLQVALSSFGGGLSAWSQRIVVEQRRWMSNEAFITGLTVARLFPGPNQINMAIYIGTRFRGLPGALVALAGMLLVPFSLLMLVGLAYFQLHGLPAVDRVLAGVVAAAAGMALSMGFKILHTYLGDRMALLLAAVTFLALTLGHLRLVPVVLVLGPLAMAWYWPRPGATPSGPS
- a CDS encoding chromate transporter, whose product is MPPQIWLSPSTRLLAAAQACTPASLSDLGSLLRVIGEFLSLSLFSLGGGNTLLAEYHHLSVEQFCWLTNAQFADLYALAEAAPGPSSMIVGLLGLGAAQREGPFWALLSAYGAECAILLPSTLLMVLACLGWQRFRDSPWRVSFERGLGPITLGILFAVGLKILHTADNNPPGVVVSVVVCVLMLRTRISPLWFMAVAGVLGGFGLINR
- a CDS encoding septum site-determining protein MinC → MAAVFLAEAPGQPHRLVLNTTPDGADGVEEVRYALGASPPPGWVELEALDLNLNLPQLRAIQELLDTAGHGLLRVISRSDDTLVAAAALGVESGCPPPLRNAEPGAGPGESPASAAASTTGPELEFLIHRGTLRSGDHLQAPGSVLLLGDVNPGARISAAGDVLVWGRLRGVAHAGCQGDDRARIVALQLRPLQLRIAAAVARGPAEPPPPGLAEEARLMDGTIRIDPAGPQLLRPGGRLSAAERFSG
- a CDS encoding HD domain-containing protein, with the protein product MGQRTYHDPLHGAIQLDRQDPAEALAIDLIDTAPFQRLRRIRQLGPAFLTFHGAESSRFTHSLGVLHLARLALQRLIRHDPSLEEHKPVLFAAALLHDLGHAPLSHTGEDMFGLRHERWSARLVRNHPDLRQRLDAEGAGTADAVADLLEHGRYPRQAIRALVSSQLDCDRLDYLVRDSYSAGIRYGQLDLERILAALTLAPDGNLALHPKGLMAVEHYLVVRQLMYRSVYNHRLNVVCNWLLSQVIAVARRLGPGQVFSDMVMSRWLWHSDALDLETYLANDDLRSGYHLLRWREEGPEELREPCARLLDRRLLKATDVSDLASTQRLELLAEVQGMARRQQLVAELCCGLQQSQNRGYHPYKGGLRLWDGERLEALETRSPLVRSLIQPVEQAWLIHPAEVREPLQQRLAELHT
- the ctpZ gene encoding carboxyl-terminal processing protease CtpZ; translation: MSAQRQPPPPNRIPPQSLQRLLRRGLGLTLVLSLLLTPWTTSAALALNDAQQLVVEAWRLVNQSYVDPGRFVPIHWRRLRQKALEQPISSSADAYAAIETMLTPLDDPYTRLLRPAEFSTLQSATQQGTVTGVGLQLGLRAADEQIVVIAPLDGSPAADAHIASGTEVLAVDGIDTAELGLDLTATRLRGPSGSTVLVQLRDPQGQEREVELERRQVDLRPVRSKRLRQGNLTLGYLRITQFSEPVPELVQQAIADLTGKDIEGLILDLRNNSGGLVSAGLAVADDLLNGSVIVETEDRGGIGDRQQAHLGVLYDGPMLTLVNGGTASASEILAGALQDQERSRLVGSRTFGKGLIQTLIPLGDGSGLAVTVARYLTPDGRDIQNQGIRPDLELGAPEPLDPGGEDDTWLEEAQRLLTHQIQQAQAPTQTQ